The window ATTTTAGAGCCAAACATGGCTTTGGATATCCGCCTGACCACACCGGATTTAGATGCAGATTGTCTCGCTGAAGAAGCAATTCGTCAAGGAGCAAAAGCCATTATCGCTTCTGGGGGAGATGGAACGATTTCTGCGGCTTCAGGAGCATTAATTGGCACTGGTATTCCCTTGGGGATAATTTCTCGCGGTACAGCTAACGCTTTTGCGACAGCTTTAGAGTTACCCACTACTTTAGAGGGTGCTTGTCAGACAATTGTGAATGGCTTTACGAGAAATGTTGATGCAGCTTACTGTAATGACAAGCCAATGGTATTGTTAGCTGGAATTGGTTTTGAGGCGCAAACAATCGATTTAGCCGATAGAGATACCAAAGATAGGTTGGGGATTCTTGCTTATATTTTTGCAGGACTCCAAGAGTTGAGAAATTTAAGTAACTTTGAAACTGAGATCGAAACTGAGGAAAAGATAGTTAAAGTCACCGCAGCAGCAGTAACAGTTGCTAATGCGGCTCCCGCTACCTCAATCTTGGCACAAGGTCCGGCTGGAGTGATTGCTAACGATGGACTTTTGGATATGACAATTGTTTCTCCCAGTAGTATGACTGGTGCTATAGCAGCTTCTTATC of the Merismopedia glauca CCAP 1448/3 genome contains:
- a CDS encoding YegS/Rv2252/BmrU family lipid kinase translates to MERSACLIFNPASGQGEPETELKIIRSILEPNMALDIRLTTPDLDADCLAEEAIRQGAKAIIASGGDGTISAASGALIGTGIPLGIISRGTANAFATALELPTTLEGACQTIVNGFTRNVDAAYCNDKPMVLLAGIGFEAQTIDLADRDTKDRLGILAYIFAGLQELRNLSNFETEIETEEKIVKVTAAAVTVANAAPATSILAQGPAGVIANDGLLDMTIVSPSSMTGAIAASYHLLRTALQGEASERQDIGYLRSKYFKVATTPPQKVVVDGEIIGTTPIEVRCIPGGLIVFSPQFEPTQPVEKLEGLPNLVVELKNPENLDAD